GGCAGCCCTCGACAAATACCTCGAGGCAACGCCGCAGCTCAAAGAAGAGATCAAGGACCTGAGCGCGGACGACCAGCGTGATCAGGTTCAGTGGGCATTCGAGGACGAGGCAGAGAGCCAGAACCTCCAGCCTTGGGAACTGACCCTCAAATACACCTCTACCCCGGAAGAGTTCGAAGCCTCACGGCTCGCCTTGCACAAGGAAGCGGCCGAAGTGCTGGGTGTCGAATGGGAAGAGTACTGCGAGATGAACAATCTTGTAGTCTAAACGCCGCCAGTAGGAGCGAGCTTGCTCGCGAAAAACGTTAACGATAACGCGTGACATCCGAGTGCACGCGCTGCCTTTGAGTTTTTCGCGAGCAAGCTCGCTCCTACAGCCAAGGCTCTTTAGATACTCAGCCGCATCGATAAATCCACGGCCTTCACATCCTTGGTCATCGCGCCAATGGAGATGTAGTCAACACCGGTCTCGGCGATGGGCAGCAGGGTGCTTTCATTGATGCCGCCGCTGGCTTCCAGCTTGGCCACGCCCGCGTTCAGCCGCACGGCTTCGCGCATGTCGTCCAGGCTCAGTTCATCCAACATGACGATATCGGCGCCCGCCGCCAATGCTTCGCGCAACTCCTCCAGGCTTTCCACTTCGACCTCCACCGGCTTGCCCGGCGCGATTTTGTGGGCCGCGCTGATAGCCTGGGCAATGCCCCCGCACGCGGCGATATGGTTTTCCTTGATCAGGAAGGCGTCATACAGCCCGATGCGATGATTGTGGCAACCGCCGCAGGTGACCGCGTATTTCTGCGCCAGGCGCAGGCCCGGCAATGTCTTGCGCGTGTCCAGCAGCTTGACCTGGGTGCTGGCGACGAAATCCGCCAGGTATCGGGCACGGGTGGCAACACCTGACAGCATTTGCAGAAAATTCAGCGCACTGCGTTCACCAGTGAGCAGCGAGCGCGCCGGGCCTTCAAGGTGAAACAGCGGTTGGTTGGGACTGACGCGTTCACCATCGGCCACCTGCCAATGCACGGCGACGCGTGGGTCCAGTTGGCGGAATACCGTATCCACCCAGGCCGTCCCGGCGACAACGGCCGCATCGCGGGTAATGATCGTGGCCTTGGCCAGCCGTTCGGCCGGGATCAACTGTGCGGTGATATCACCACTGCCGATGTCTTCCAGCAGTGCGCGGCGCACGTTGGCTTCGATTTCGGCGGCGAGGTCGGCAAGACGCAGGTTCGGCATAACGGGCTCCACAGACAAAGTGCCAGGATTATAGGGGCTGCGTGGACTCGAACCCAGCCTCGTCACTCATTTACCGCGCAGGGCAGAGTTTACTGGCGCAACGCCCCTGATTTGCCGATAATCTCGCGCCTTGCAATTGGCGTCATAGCTTTGACGTCCTGATGGTGACCGGTATCTGCAGCGCCCAGAAGCCCTGAGTCCGTTACTTGCCCATCTAAACACCCGCCGTTTCAGGAGGCCAGGATGCACAATGACGGGAAGGTGGTGCCTATCAAGCAGGCACAGGCCACGCCATCGCCGCTCGCACGTCTGCCGGTGGTGGTGGTGCAAGTGCGTGACAAAGCGGCGCAGCAGTTGCAACAGGGGTTGCAGGAGCTGTTCGATAACGCCGACGACACCCTGTTCGAAATGGCCGACAAGTCCCGCAGCACGGTTGACCAGCATATTTTCTTTGAGGCCATGCGCGACCTGCGCCTCAAGCGCAAGAACTTCGAGCGCGTGTTCATGGAGCAACTGTATGCCGTCTTTGCCGCACTGAGCCAGGCCGATAGCGGCGAGTTGCATCCGGTGCCAGTGGTGTCCTACGAGATGGCGGGCGCTACCCGGGCGGATGACCGGGAAAAAGCCGTGGCACTGGAGGCAATGCTCGGTCGGGTGCAACACCGTGACGGCTTGGCGCTCGGACAACTGAGCGCGCGCTTGAGTGAAGTGCTGGGCAGGCCCATGACCGATCATGAGAATCCTCTGGGCCCTGCACGGCTTTGCCAGTTTTTTTTGC
This genomic stretch from Pseudomonas orientalis harbors:
- the nadC gene encoding carboxylating nicotinate-nucleotide diphosphorylase encodes the protein MPNLRLADLAAEIEANVRRALLEDIGSGDITAQLIPAERLAKATIITRDAAVVAGTAWVDTVFRQLDPRVAVHWQVADGERVSPNQPLFHLEGPARSLLTGERSALNFLQMLSGVATRARYLADFVASTQVKLLDTRKTLPGLRLAQKYAVTCGGCHNHRIGLYDAFLIKENHIAACGGIAQAISAAHKIAPGKPVEVEVESLEELREALAAGADIVMLDELSLDDMREAVRLNAGVAKLEASGGINESTLLPIAETGVDYISIGAMTKDVKAVDLSMRLSI
- a CDS encoding DUF6388 family protein, translating into MTTTEMTQEVRHQAALDKYLEATPQLKEEIKDLSADDQRDQVQWAFEDEAESQNLQPWELTLKYTSTPEEFEASRLALHKEAAEVLGVEWEEYCEMNNLVV